One genomic segment of Drosophila melanogaster chromosome 3R includes these proteins:
- the CG10903 gene encoding uncharacterized protein, isoform B → MARRPEHSAPPEIFYNDDEAKKYSTNTRIIEIQVEMAERALELLALPDDDESRLILDIGCGSGLSGSVLEDSEHMWIGIDISKSMLDIAVEREVAGDVILGDMGEGMPFKPGTFDGAISISALQWLCNADKSYHNPHKRLLKFFTTLFSCLTRTARAVFQFYPENSDQIEMVTSQAMKAGFYGGLVVDYPNSAKAKKYYLVLMTGGSAELPQALGSPEEERRVNYIKKRDACREARGKAPKKSRDWILAKKERRRRQGLETRPDTKYTARKRSGKF, encoded by the exons ATGGCCAGAAGACCAGAGCATTCGGCGCCGCCAGAAATT TTCTACAACGATGATGAGGCCAAGAAATATTCCACAAA CACCCGCATCATTGAGATCCAAGTAGAAATGGCCGAACGTGCCTTGGAACTATTGGCGCTCCCGGATGATGATGAGTCTCGGTTGATTTTGGACATCGGCTGTGGTTCTGGACTCTCAGGTAGCGTTCTTGAGGACAGCGAGCACATGTGGATCGGCATAGATATTTCCAAGTCTATGCTCGATATCGCCGTGGAACGCGAGGTTGCTGGGGATGTCATTCTGGGAGACATGGGCGAGGGAATGCCCTTTAAGCCGGGCACTTTCGACGGCGCCATCTCGATCTCTGCCCTCCAATGGCTCTGCAATGCGGACAAGTCGTATCACAATCCCCACAAGCGCCTGCTGAAGTTCTTTACCACCTTGTTTTCCTGTCTGACACGCACCGCGCGAGCTGTCTTTCAATTTTATCCGGAGAACTCCGATCAGATCGAGATGGTAACCTCGCAAGCCATGAAGGCGGGATTCTACGGAGGATTGGTTGTCGACTATCCAAACTCTGCCAAGGCTAAGAAGTACTACCTGGTGCTCATGACTGGAGGATCTGCTGAGCTGCCGCAGGCTTTGG GCTCACCTGAAGAGGAACGTCGTGTAAACTATATAAAGAAACGTGATGCTTGCCGTGAGGCTCGGGGAAAAGCGCCAAAGAAATCCCGCGATTGGATCCTAGCCAAGAAAGAGCGTCGACGTCGCCAGGGGTTGGAAACCCGTCCTGACACAAAGTACACTGCACGCAAGCGCAGCGGCAAATTTTGA